Proteins encoded within one genomic window of Armatimonadia bacterium:
- a CDS encoding TIGR00266 family protein: MQSHVFYQPSYSLLQLVLEQGEAVQAEAGAMVSMTPNVLMQTAARGGILGGLKRSLLGGESFFMNTFTCTSGQGELTLAPSLSGDLLHVPLNGTFYVQSGSYIASTPGIQMDTKWGGAKLFFSGEGLFLLRCQGQGDLFISSYGAIHAVQLAEGQQYVVDTGHMVAFEDTITYKVRGAGGLKETFLSGEGLVCDFTGPGRLYLQTRSMDAFLKFLIPKLPKSSS, encoded by the coding sequence ATGCAAAGCCACGTCTTCTACCAGCCGTCCTACTCGCTGCTGCAGTTGGTGCTTGAACAGGGCGAAGCCGTACAGGCCGAAGCAGGCGCAATGGTCTCGATGACGCCGAATGTACTGATGCAGACGGCGGCTCGCGGCGGCATCCTCGGCGGCCTCAAACGGTCGCTGCTGGGCGGCGAGAGCTTCTTCATGAACACCTTCACCTGCACGAGCGGCCAGGGCGAGCTGACGCTGGCTCCGTCGCTGTCCGGCGACCTGCTGCACGTGCCGCTGAACGGGACCTTCTATGTCCAGTCGGGCTCCTACATCGCCAGCACGCCGGGCATTCAGATGGACACCAAGTGGGGTGGCGCAAAGCTGTTCTTCTCCGGCGAGGGTCTGTTCCTGCTCAGGTGCCAGGGCCAGGGCGACCTGTTCATCAGCTCCTACGGCGCGATCCATGCGGTGCAGCTTGCCGAGGGCCAGCAGTACGTGGTCGACACCGGCCACATGGTGGCCTTCGAGGACACCATCACCTACAAGGTGCGTGGGGCCGGCGGGCTGAAGGAGACCTTCCTCTCCGGCGAGGGCCTGGTGTGCGACTTCACCGGACCGGGAAGACTTTACCTGCAGACCCGGAGCATGGACGCCTTCCTGAAGTTCCTGATTCCCAAGCTTCCCAAGTCCAGTTCCTAG